Proteins encoded together in one Chitinophaga sp. LS1 window:
- a CDS encoding TlpA family protein disulfide reductase: MHKLMIILAFVCSAMQLQAQNGYKITVQLKQYKGGMMYLAQYMGKKTYMADSAMLNDQGVAVLQGKEALPGGIYLVVFPGKTRYFEMLLDSKQENFSVSADTSDLINKTIYKNSPENELFVDYNKFLSKDVASLNKEAQALLAKHTAADTASARQVQTELGKKLQAYRNNVMTNHPQSLLTSIFKMMKDPEVPPKPADADSTFGYRYYRSHYWDNTNLSDGRLARTPVLEDKMNRYFTQLVPMDPDSINVAADELIEKTRKDKENFKFVVWWLTSTYESSPYMGMDAVFVHLVEKYYVAGDAYWLNDEQLNKIISRAYSIAPNLIGQQAPPLEVKDSAMKPLSLYTTKGKFTVLVFWDPTCGHCKIEVPRLDSAYNASWKNKGVTMIGFKTEGTKEQWEQFIHDNHLKGWIHAWDPDAQSNYRRLYDVYSTPVVYLLDEKKKIVAKRLGVEQLNEFIERSDNKGKTAKK, translated from the coding sequence ATGCATAAACTTATGATAATACTGGCGTTTGTATGCTCTGCAATGCAGCTACAGGCCCAGAATGGCTACAAGATCACAGTACAGCTAAAACAGTACAAAGGTGGTATGATGTACCTGGCCCAGTATATGGGTAAAAAGACATATATGGCAGATTCCGCCATGCTGAATGACCAGGGTGTAGCAGTGCTACAGGGAAAAGAGGCCTTACCCGGCGGTATTTATCTTGTAGTGTTCCCCGGTAAAACACGGTATTTTGAAATGTTGCTGGACAGCAAACAGGAAAACTTCTCCGTTTCAGCAGATACTTCAGACCTGATCAATAAAACAATTTATAAGAACTCTCCGGAGAATGAACTCTTCGTGGATTACAATAAATTCCTGTCCAAAGATGTGGCCTCCCTGAACAAGGAAGCACAGGCCCTGCTGGCAAAACATACGGCAGCAGACACTGCCAGTGCCAGACAGGTACAGACAGAATTGGGCAAAAAGCTGCAGGCCTACAGGAACAATGTGATGACCAATCATCCCCAAAGCCTGTTGACCAGCATTTTCAAAATGATGAAAGATCCGGAAGTGCCACCTAAGCCAGCGGATGCCGATTCTACCTTTGGCTACCGCTACTATAGAAGCCACTACTGGGACAATACCAACCTCAGTGACGGACGTCTGGCCCGCACACCTGTACTGGAAGATAAAATGAACAGGTACTTTACCCAATTGGTACCAATGGATCCTGATTCCATCAATGTTGCGGCAGATGAACTGATTGAAAAGACACGCAAGGATAAAGAGAACTTCAAGTTTGTAGTGTGGTGGCTGACCTCTACATATGAGTCATCTCCTTACATGGGAATGGATGCCGTGTTCGTGCACCTGGTAGAAAAGTATTATGTAGCAGGTGATGCTTACTGGCTGAATGATGAACAACTGAATAAGATCATTTCCCGTGCATACTCCATAGCACCTAATCTGATTGGTCAACAGGCGCCGCCACTGGAAGTAAAGGATAGTGCTATGAAACCTCTTTCGCTGTATACCACCAAAGGTAAATTTACAGTGCTTGTATTCTGGGATCCTACCTGTGGACACTGTAAGATAGAAGTCCCCAGGCTGGATTCTGCCTATAATGCGAGCTGGAAAAACAAAGGTGTAACCATGATTGGTTTCAAGACAGAAGGTACCAAAGAGCAGTGGGAACAATTCATTCATGACAACCATCTGAAAGGATGGATCCATGCATGGGATCCTGATGCACAGTCTAACTATAGACGCCTATACGACGTATATAGTACACCGGTAGTGTACCTGCTGGACGAGAAGAAGAAGATTGTTGCAAAGAGACTGGGTGTGGAGCAGTTGAATGAATTTATCGAGCGATCAGATAATAAGGGCAAAACAGCGAAGAAATAA
- a CDS encoding porin family protein codes for MTKKMILSFATLAIFSTSAMAQVRVGVKGGWNLSTITVDNSGSVDKDKSLSGFNIGVIADMPLVPRILSFQPGVFYTTKGSKLKSGDENDAVHYKFTTNPSYIEVPLNFIGKLPVGPGASLFAGVGPYFAFGVAGKNKTYTTVGSTTTITESNIKWDDDTPFNNDDPNQGYNKLKRFDWGGNVQVGAEISNFLISAQYGVGFAKINSGGNDSNNDKNKNRVFSVSVGYLF; via the coding sequence ATGACAAAGAAGATGATCCTATCGTTTGCAACCCTTGCAATTTTTTCAACGAGCGCGATGGCGCAGGTACGTGTGGGTGTAAAAGGTGGCTGGAACCTTTCAACCATTACAGTTGATAACAGTGGTAGTGTAGACAAAGACAAATCACTGTCTGGTTTTAATATCGGTGTAATCGCAGATATGCCATTAGTACCAAGAATCTTATCCTTCCAGCCGGGTGTGTTTTACACTACCAAGGGTTCCAAACTGAAATCCGGAGATGAAAATGATGCCGTGCATTACAAGTTTACAACCAACCCATCCTACATCGAAGTTCCGCTGAACTTCATTGGTAAATTACCTGTAGGTCCTGGCGCAAGTCTCTTTGCGGGTGTAGGTCCATACTTTGCATTTGGCGTAGCTGGTAAGAACAAAACTTACACAACTGTGGGCAGTACTACCACGATTACAGAATCAAACATCAAGTGGGATGATGATACCCCATTTAACAATGATGATCCAAACCAGGGTTATAACAAGTTGAAACGTTTTGACTGGGGTGGTAACGTACAGGTAGGTGCAGAGATCAGCAATTTCCTGATTTCAGCACAGTACGGAGTAGGTTTCGCCAAGATCAATTCCGGTGGAAATGACAGTAACAACGACAAAAACAAAAACCGTGTGTTTAGTGTTAGTGTGGGTTACCTGTTCTAA
- a CDS encoding porin family protein, which translates to MKKVLLAAAGLLIACVSFGQTKWGIVAGPLFSSYTTKADNVSKKTSDLFTNVRAGITVDIPLAEEFYVGTGLLYSGKGGKDDGVKTNLSYLQVPVNFLFKPEVGTGKLNLGVGPYLAYGVAGKHKTTVGNADVSVKAFDDEAGVARLKRFDAGMGIVAGYELPVGLYLGLNADLGLINAYDNTDNGRSWHNTSFGVSVGYKF; encoded by the coding sequence ATGAAGAAAGTCCTTTTAGCGGCCGCCGGGCTTCTGATTGCATGTGTATCTTTTGGGCAGACAAAATGGGGGATCGTTGCAGGGCCTCTGTTCTCCAGTTATACGACCAAGGCTGATAATGTTAGCAAAAAAACCAGTGACCTGTTTACGAATGTCAGGGCTGGTATCACTGTAGATATTCCACTGGCAGAGGAATTTTATGTCGGAACCGGTCTGCTTTACTCTGGCAAGGGTGGTAAGGATGACGGTGTTAAAACCAACTTATCTTATTTACAAGTGCCAGTAAATTTCCTCTTTAAACCTGAAGTAGGTACAGGAAAGCTGAACCTTGGTGTCGGCCCTTACCTCGCATACGGTGTAGCAGGCAAGCATAAAACTACAGTAGGTAATGCTGATGTGTCCGTAAAAGCATTTGATGATGAAGCAGGAGTAGCCAGGCTGAAAAGGTTTGACGCAGGTATGGGTATTGTAGCTGGTTATGAACTGCCGGTAGGCTTGTACCTGGGTCTGAATGCAGACTTAGGTCTCATAAATGCTTATGACAATACAGACAATGGCCGGAGCTGGCATAATACCTCCTTCGGTGTTTCAGTAGGGTATAAATTTTAA
- a CDS encoding porin family protein — protein sequence MFEQSITRTFIFFLLSIFLSPFQLKAQVSFGLNVGVNQSRMQFMDPAGHSAEENKPLTRLNADLLVTVPLINGLYVEPAIRYITKGANLTAGGDGEYTRRLEVHYLEIPVNFTYKVPVSFGRLTIGAGPYTAYGLNGNNRMQVYNAGNVVSTTDYSVAFSGRENKGIYPGTRLNRWDVGAQVSAGVEFNNLLIFGVHYSRGIRNLDLSGNSTIRNNSAGVSLGILLSREDY from the coding sequence ATGTTTGAGCAATCCATTACGCGTACTTTTATATTCTTTTTATTGAGCATTTTTTTATCACCTTTCCAATTGAAGGCACAGGTTAGTTTTGGTCTGAATGTGGGAGTCAATCAATCCAGGATGCAGTTCATGGATCCCGCCGGTCATTCTGCGGAAGAAAATAAACCGCTCACAAGATTAAATGCTGATCTGTTGGTAACTGTACCCCTGATAAACGGGTTGTATGTAGAGCCAGCTATCCGGTATATTACAAAAGGTGCCAACCTGACCGCCGGTGGAGATGGGGAATACACCCGCAGGCTGGAAGTGCATTACCTGGAAATACCCGTCAATTTTACATATAAAGTGCCTGTATCATTTGGCCGGCTCACGATAGGGGCGGGGCCATATACTGCTTATGGTCTGAATGGGAATAACCGGATGCAGGTATATAATGCAGGAAATGTAGTAAGCACCACCGATTATAGTGTTGCATTCAGCGGCAGGGAGAACAAAGGTATTTATCCCGGCACGCGGCTGAATCGTTGGGATGTAGGGGCGCAGGTCTCGGCAGGTGTTGAATTTAATAACCTGCTGATATTCGGGGTTCACTATAGCAGGGGAATCCGTAACCTGGACTTGTCCGGCAACAGTACGATCCGCAATAATAGTGCAGGGGTGAGCCTGGGAATTTTACTGAGCAGGGAAGATTATTAA
- the metF gene encoding methylenetetrahydrofolate reductase [NAD(P)H], translated as MKVTEHIAQAKDTLISFEILPPLKGKSIESIYDHLDPLMAFKPAFINVTYHRSEHMFKKRSDGSFEKVEIRKRPGTVAICAAVMNHYNVDAVPHLICGGFSREETENALIDLNFLGVDNVLVLRGDAPKNEPAFEPEPHGHRYAEELLHQVVNMNNGMYLEEDLQGGVKTKFCIGVAGYPEKHFEAPNLATDMTYLKRKVENGADYIITQMFFDNQKYFDFVKKCREMGITVPIIPGLKPMTTRKQLTVLPRAFHVDIPNDLANEILKCKTDKDVELVGTEWLIQQSKELKEFGAPVLHYYTLGKPEVIRKVVEAVV; from the coding sequence ATGAAAGTAACTGAACATATCGCACAGGCAAAGGATACATTGATCTCTTTCGAGATCCTTCCCCCACTCAAAGGGAAGAGCATAGAGTCTATCTACGATCATCTGGACCCCCTGATGGCATTCAAACCTGCATTTATCAATGTTACCTATCATAGAAGTGAACACATGTTCAAAAAGCGGTCGGATGGCTCCTTTGAAAAGGTAGAAATCCGCAAAAGACCCGGCACAGTAGCTATTTGTGCTGCCGTTATGAACCATTATAATGTAGATGCCGTTCCTCACCTGATTTGTGGTGGCTTTAGCCGTGAAGAAACGGAAAATGCCCTCATTGACCTGAATTTCCTCGGTGTAGACAATGTGCTGGTACTCCGTGGTGATGCCCCAAAAAACGAGCCGGCCTTCGAACCAGAACCACATGGACACCGCTATGCAGAGGAACTGCTGCACCAGGTTGTGAACATGAACAACGGTATGTATCTGGAAGAAGATCTGCAGGGAGGCGTGAAAACTAAATTCTGTATCGGCGTAGCCGGCTATCCGGAAAAACACTTCGAAGCACCCAACCTGGCTACTGATATGACCTACCTGAAGCGGAAAGTAGAAAATGGCGCCGATTATATCATTACCCAGATGTTTTTTGACAACCAGAAATACTTTGACTTTGTCAAAAAATGCAGAGAAATGGGCATCACTGTTCCCATCATTCCAGGATTGAAACCTATGACCACCCGCAAACAGTTAACAGTACTGCCAAGGGCGTTCCATGTAGATATTCCGAATGATCTGGCCAACGAAATCCTGAAATGTAAGACTGACAAGGATGTAGAACTGGTAGGTACAGAGTGGCTGATCCAGCAGTCTAAAGAACTGAAGGAATTTGGTGCACCAGTATTACACTATTACACCCTGGGTAAACCAGAAGTGATCAGAAAAGTAGTAGAAGCCGTAGTATAA
- the lptB gene encoding LPS export ABC transporter ATP-binding protein, whose amino-acid sequence MALKIHTDQLVKRYGQRTVVNNVSVEVTQGEIVGLLGPNGAGKTTTFYMVVGLIKPDEGQVFLDEVNITKLPMYKRAKMGIGYLPQEASVFRKLSVEDNISAVLEMTTLKKAEQKEKLESLLEEFRLTHVRKSPGDVLSGGERRRTEIARALAVDPKFILLDEPFAGIDPIAVEDIQSIVARLKYKNIGILITDHNVQETLSITDRAYLLFEGKILKAGSAEELAADEQVRKVYLGQNFILRRKNYLDEAAKQK is encoded by the coding sequence ATGGCATTAAAAATACATACAGATCAGCTGGTAAAGCGCTACGGTCAGAGAACTGTGGTCAACAACGTATCTGTTGAGGTAACTCAGGGAGAGATCGTTGGATTGCTGGGCCCGAATGGTGCCGGTAAGACAACCACGTTTTATATGGTAGTGGGCCTGATCAAGCCGGACGAGGGCCAGGTATTCCTGGACGAAGTCAACATCACCAAGCTGCCCATGTACAAAAGGGCCAAGATGGGGATAGGTTATCTTCCCCAGGAAGCATCCGTATTCCGTAAATTGAGTGTGGAAGACAATATCTCTGCGGTATTGGAAATGACTACCCTCAAGAAGGCAGAACAGAAGGAAAAACTCGAAAGTCTGCTGGAAGAATTTCGTCTCACACACGTGCGTAAAAGCCCCGGCGACGTATTGAGCGGTGGTGAGCGCAGACGTACAGAAATTGCACGTGCACTGGCGGTGGACCCTAAGTTTATCCTGCTGGATGAGCCTTTTGCTGGTATTGACCCCATTGCAGTAGAAGATATTCAATCTATCGTAGCCCGCCTTAAATATAAAAATATCGGTATTCTGATCACCGACCACAATGTACAGGAGACACTGTCCATCACTGACCGTGCCTATCTGCTATTTGAGGGTAAAATATTAAAAGCCGGATCGGCCGAAGAATTAGCTGCAGATGAACAGGTAAGGAAAGTGTATCTTGGACAGAATTTTATTTTACGTCGTAAAAATTACCTGGACGAAGCAGCTAAGCAAAAATAA
- a CDS encoding GH3 auxin-responsive promoter family protein, whose translation MRILSPAISQLARLRMGRIEYFMQYPLQVQQQVFQNLLSAAQYTEFGKQYGFSQIYKIEEFKQRVPIHNYDTLKPYIQRSMEGQQNILWNTPIKWFAKSSGTTADKSKFIPISVESLDECHYRAGRDVLSLYYNNYPESRLLTGKSLVIGGSHQVNKLDQESDSYFGDLSAVMLQNMPFYGNMIRTPDLSIALMDEWEEKIERMANAVIHENVTSIAGVPTWTMVLIKRIFEITGKDNLADIWPNLELYVHGGVSFTPYREQFKKLIRKPDMFYQETYNASEGFFAAQDVIGQEGLLLFLNHGIFYEFMPMEEVGKDQPQTLQLNEVEMGKNYALVISTNGGLWRYMVGDTVQFTSLSPFRVKVSGRTKSFINAFGEELIVENSDKAIAKACEATGAIVNDYTAAPIYFSEGEAGAHEWLLDFELMPDSVDHFIDVLDQTLKSINSDYEAKRHKDMALRRPVLHVLPKGTFTEWLKSKGKLGGQHKVPRLNNDRQHVEEILKFTGITGVI comes from the coding sequence ATGAGAATATTAAGTCCTGCAATATCACAACTGGCGCGTTTGCGCATGGGACGCATAGAGTATTTTATGCAGTATCCCCTGCAGGTGCAGCAGCAGGTATTTCAAAACCTACTCAGTGCCGCTCAGTATACTGAGTTTGGTAAGCAATATGGATTCTCGCAGATCTATAAGATTGAAGAGTTCAAGCAAAGGGTACCTATCCATAACTACGATACCCTGAAGCCATATATTCAGCGTTCTATGGAAGGTCAGCAAAACATTTTGTGGAATACACCCATAAAATGGTTTGCCAAATCCAGCGGTACAACTGCCGATAAGAGCAAGTTCATTCCTATTTCTGTAGAAAGCCTGGATGAATGTCACTATCGTGCAGGGAGAGATGTATTATCCCTTTATTATAATAATTATCCTGAGTCCAGGTTACTCACCGGCAAGTCACTGGTAATCGGTGGTAGTCACCAGGTGAACAAACTGGATCAGGAGAGCGATTCTTACTTTGGTGACCTGAGCGCAGTGATGCTCCAGAACATGCCCTTCTATGGCAATATGATCCGTACACCGGATCTGTCTATTGCCCTGATGGATGAATGGGAAGAGAAGATAGAGCGAATGGCCAATGCCGTGATCCATGAAAACGTCACCTCTATAGCAGGGGTACCTACCTGGACCATGGTATTGATCAAAAGGATCTTTGAAATCACCGGTAAGGATAACCTGGCAGACATTTGGCCTAACCTGGAACTTTACGTACACGGTGGAGTCAGTTTCACACCGTACCGTGAGCAGTTCAAAAAACTGATCCGCAAGCCGGATATGTTCTACCAGGAAACCTACAATGCCTCAGAAGGCTTCTTTGCCGCACAGGATGTGATTGGGCAGGAGGGACTGCTGTTATTCCTGAACCATGGTATCTTCTATGAGTTCATGCCGATGGAAGAAGTAGGGAAAGATCAACCACAGACACTGCAACTGAATGAAGTGGAAATGGGGAAAAACTATGCACTGGTGATCAGTACCAATGGTGGCTTATGGCGCTATATGGTGGGCGATACCGTGCAGTTTACCTCTTTGTCTCCATTCCGTGTGAAGGTGAGTGGTCGTACCAAATCATTTATCAATGCATTTGGTGAAGAATTGATTGTCGAGAATTCAGATAAGGCGATAGCCAAAGCATGTGAAGCAACGGGTGCCATTGTAAATGATTACACAGCGGCACCTATCTATTTTAGCGAAGGAGAAGCAGGGGCCCATGAATGGTTACTTGATTTTGAATTGATGCCAGATAGTGTAGATCACTTTATTGATGTACTGGATCAGACGCTGAAATCAATCAATTCTGACTACGAAGCCAAGCGTCACAAAGATATGGCGCTGCGCAGACCAGTGCTGCATGTATTGCCAAAAGGAACTTTCACCGAATGGCTGAAGAGCAAAGGCAAACTGGGTGGTCAGCACAAAGTGCCCCGGTTGAATAACGACCGGCAGCATGTCGAAGAAATTTTAAAATTCACTGGTATCACTGGTGTGATATAA
- the fabG gene encoding 3-oxoacyl-[acyl-carrier-protein] reductase: MKLLENKVAIVTGASRGIGEAIAIKFAEEGANVAFTYLSSDEKAKALEQKLQGMGVKAKAYKSNAGVYEECETLIADVLKEFGAIDICVNNAGISKDNLLLRMSPDQWDDVMDINLKSVYNMTKHVIRPMMKAKSGSIINMSSIIGIKGNAGQSSYAASKAGIIGFTKSIAQELGSRNIRVNAVAPGFVETDMTHYLKEGTGAQAYIEKIPLGRFGSPEDIANVTLFLASNLSAYVTGQTISTCGGLNI, translated from the coding sequence ATGAAATTACTGGAAAACAAAGTAGCTATCGTCACCGGGGCCAGCCGTGGTATTGGAGAAGCTATCGCAATCAAATTTGCAGAAGAGGGTGCAAATGTAGCTTTCACTTACCTGAGCTCTGATGAAAAAGCCAAAGCGCTTGAACAGAAGCTGCAAGGTATGGGCGTAAAGGCGAAAGCCTATAAATCCAATGCCGGTGTTTACGAGGAATGCGAAACGTTAATTGCCGATGTACTGAAAGAGTTCGGCGCTATCGATATTTGTGTGAACAATGCAGGTATTTCTAAAGATAATCTGCTGCTGCGCATGAGTCCTGATCAGTGGGATGATGTAATGGACATCAACCTGAAGAGCGTGTATAACATGACTAAACATGTGATCCGCCCGATGATGAAGGCTAAGTCTGGTTCCATTATTAACATGAGCTCTATTATCGGTATCAAGGGTAATGCTGGTCAGAGTAGCTATGCTGCTTCCAAGGCTGGTATTATTGGTTTTACCAAGTCTATAGCACAGGAGCTGGGTAGCCGTAACATTCGTGTGAATGCGGTGGCGCCAGGTTTCGTGGAAACTGATATGACGCACTACCTGAAGGAAGGTACCGGTGCGCAGGCTTATATTGAAAAAATTCCTTTAGGTCGCTTTGGTAGCCCTGAGGATATTGCAAATGTGACGCTGTTCCTGGCTTCTAACCTGAGTGCTTATGTAACAGGTCAGACAATCAGCACCTGCGGTGGTTTGAATATCTAA
- a CDS encoding SMP-30/gluconolactonase/LRE family protein, with protein MKQLICLLLGLSATAQLKSQDLYQTKDLTKEQMFSVNIEGPHYDKSGYLYVVNFQKDGTIGRINTKDGSGEVFVNLPDSSVGNGIHYNSKGLMFLPDFINHNVLQVDPKTGKVSVYVHNDKFNQPNDLCINKKDQIYASDPNWKQSTGQIWRIDKGGKAVLLDANMGTTNGIELSPDEKTLYVNESVQRKIWKFDVDKAGNISNKQLFAEVPDFGFDGMKCDKAGNLYVARWGKGVIWVLSPAGKTIREIPLKGKQCSNLTFGGPDGKTVFVTLQDRKCVETFRVATPGKKY; from the coding sequence ATGAAACAACTTATCTGTCTATTACTCGGTCTCTCCGCCACGGCACAGCTAAAAAGCCAGGATTTATACCAAACAAAAGATCTCACCAAAGAACAAATGTTCTCTGTAAACATCGAAGGCCCTCATTACGATAAGTCTGGCTATCTCTATGTAGTCAACTTTCAGAAAGATGGAACCATTGGTAGGATCAATACCAAAGATGGTAGCGGCGAAGTATTCGTCAACCTGCCTGATAGCAGTGTAGGCAATGGCATTCATTACAACAGCAAGGGACTGATGTTCCTGCCTGACTTCATCAATCACAACGTACTCCAGGTTGATCCCAAAACGGGGAAAGTGAGCGTATACGTGCACAATGACAAGTTCAATCAACCCAATGATCTCTGCATAAACAAGAAAGACCAGATCTACGCTTCAGACCCAAACTGGAAACAATCCACCGGTCAGATCTGGCGCATCGACAAAGGCGGTAAAGCTGTACTGCTGGATGCCAACATGGGCACTACCAATGGTATAGAACTCAGCCCCGATGAAAAGACTCTCTATGTCAACGAAAGCGTTCAACGCAAGATCTGGAAATTCGATGTAGACAAAGCCGGCAATATCAGCAACAAACAACTCTTTGCTGAAGTACCCGACTTTGGTTTCGACGGTATGAAGTGCGACAAAGCAGGTAACCTGTACGTAGCCCGCTGGGGTAAAGGAGTGATCTGGGTATTATCTCCTGCCGGCAAAACCATCAGGGAAATCCCCCTGAAAGGCAAGCAATGCAGCAACCTCACCTTCGGTGGTCCGGATGGCAAAACAGTCTTCGTAACCCTGCAGGATCGCAAGTGTGTAGAGACTTTTCGCGTAGCTACTCCCGGTAAAAAATACTAA
- a CDS encoding nucleoid-associated protein, producing MIHVSEFKDLELLSIHKVGNASQEESLICSQEPLQLQDETISQLLLSYFIQPFTNAAEYFRFYHEADLQLNEIFQYCRRIFENRDNFHEQSVNIAKHLYKHSTHPKIKGGELYIAYFSKCQVDGEDVEAIGIFKSETRDTYLKVYLSNESYQVNYDDGININKLDKGCLVFNTEEEEGYKVSIIDSISKQNEAVYWKDSFLQVQRREDNYHQTELAVNMCKQFISEKLPSEYEMSRIDQVDLLNKSAAYFKEKEQFQMDDFAKEVLGHQDAIESFREYREQYQQDYKQEIPDEFDISAPAFKKQQKVFKSILKLDKNFHIYIHGNRELIERGFDESTNMYYYKLSFENES from the coding sequence ATGATACATGTTTCTGAATTTAAAGACCTGGAGCTGCTATCGATCCACAAGGTGGGCAACGCCTCTCAGGAAGAGTCCCTGATCTGCTCCCAGGAGCCTTTGCAATTACAGGATGAGACCATCAGTCAGCTATTGCTGAGTTACTTTATCCAGCCATTTACAAATGCGGCAGAATACTTCCGCTTTTACCATGAGGCTGACCTTCAATTAAATGAGATTTTTCAATATTGCCGTCGTATATTTGAGAATCGGGACAATTTTCATGAGCAATCTGTAAATATAGCCAAACATCTATATAAGCATTCCACGCATCCTAAAATCAAGGGGGGAGAGTTGTATATCGCTTATTTTAGCAAGTGTCAGGTGGATGGAGAGGATGTGGAAGCCATTGGTATTTTTAAATCTGAGACCAGAGATACCTATTTGAAAGTATACTTGTCCAACGAAAGCTACCAGGTAAATTACGACGACGGTATTAATATCAACAAGCTCGATAAAGGATGCCTTGTATTCAATACAGAAGAAGAAGAGGGATATAAAGTCAGTATAATAGATAGTATCAGCAAGCAAAATGAGGCTGTATACTGGAAAGATTCTTTCCTGCAGGTACAAAGGAGGGAAGACAATTATCATCAGACAGAGTTGGCAGTGAATATGTGTAAGCAATTCATCAGTGAAAAACTACCCAGTGAGTATGAAATGAGCAGGATAGATCAGGTAGATCTGCTCAACAAATCAGCAGCATATTTTAAGGAAAAAGAGCAGTTCCAGATGGACGATTTCGCGAAGGAAGTACTAGGACATCAGGATGCCATCGAATCATTCAGAGAATACAGAGAGCAATATCAGCAGGATTACAAACAGGAGATACCTGATGAATTTGATATATCAGCACCAGCATTTAAGAAGCAGCAAAAAGTATTTAAGAGTATTCTGAAACTGGATAAAAACTTTCATATATACATACACGGGAACAGGGAATTGATTGAAAGGGGTTTTGATGAATCTACGAATATGTATTACTATAAACTTTCGTTTGAAAATGAAAGTTAA